The nucleotide window TGTTTATGAATAGAAACTTCTTTTAGTGATAGCCTTTCAATTGGTTTATCTAAAAGTAATAAATCCGAAATAGCGGGAGGTTCAACACTTTTTAAAAAATCAGGAGATTGCTTTAATAACTCTCGTAATTCCATAAGTAACCGTCCTAAAACATTAACACCGATTAATTGATTTGAATCATTCGGAATAGCCCCCCAAAAATTATCTTTAGGAGAATCTTCAACAATTGGTTTATCTTGAGTAGATAATAGAAGTTTGCCAAAACGCTCCCAATTTTGAATCAATTTCACTCGCAAGCACCAACGCATAATATTAACCCGAACTTTATCCCAATCAGGACGTGATTGGTTACGATAGGGCTTACTTTTCATTTTGGCTGTCATTGGGCTTCTTTGAGCAATGATCAGTTTTTGAACGTCAGGAAGATGAGGAAAACGGCAAGCTTGATACAAAGCTTCAGAGGTAAGGATAGAAATTCCATTAACTAACAAAGGATAACCTCCGGCCATGTTAGAAAGTCCGCCAAACGGCTCAGAGGTTTTGCGAAAGGTAATACATTCTTGTCTATTGTAGGTTCTATATTGGGAAGCACTGACCATGATCCCTACCTCTTAAAAGTCTACTATATCTAAATTACCAAAATTACTAGAAGATTCATTTACTTTGCGAGGGAATAAAGGATACCACTTGCTAAAGGGATGATTAGGCGGAAAACTTGAATCACCCCACCAAAGTGCAAGAGGGCAATTATTAGCAATATTGCGGTAGGTAATAAACATAGCACCAAAACCGAGGGATTCTAAATATTCATATCCCATTGGCCGCATTTCAAATTTAGGCTTTTTAGGCAAAGAGACGATGTATGCACCAGCTTTTAAAAAAGCGCGTTCAACTATAT belongs to Gloeothece citriformis PCC 7424 and includes:
- a CDS encoding NADAR family protein, whose protein sequence is MVSASQYRTYNRQECITFRKTSEPFGGLSNMAGGYPLLVNGISILTSEALYQACRFPHLPDVQKLIIAQRSPMTAKMKSKPYRNQSRPDWDKVRVNIMRWCLRVKLIQNWERFGKLLLSTQDKPIVEDSPKDNFWGAIPNDSNQLIGVNVLGRLLMELRELLKQSPDFLKSVEPPAISDLLLLDKPIERLSLKEVSIHKHEINKSQTQEQIGLELVEETKLAQVDDQNEEQVKEDQRQNNVIQPYQEQKSINFNHLPEVYDAFYIILPYLEQQLHTEHTIQDLAEIFKVRPVQIKDWLEQGVKLGKIKKLSKPVRYISTSISKNEEMPLLDLLKSE